The following coding sequences are from one Lycium ferocissimum isolate CSIRO_LF1 chromosome 3, AGI_CSIRO_Lferr_CH_V1, whole genome shotgun sequence window:
- the LOC132050418 gene encoding vacuolar-processing enzyme-like produces the protein MVRKIFVASFLVAFFVLACTVEGRNMLESIVEDDNSIGTKWAVLVAGSKDYYNYRHQANVCHAYQLLKKGGLKDENIIVFMYDDIAYHPENPRPGVIINSPHGHDVYEGVPKDYTGEDCNADNFYAVILGNKSALTGGSGKVVNSGPNDYIFIYYTDHGSPGEIEMPTGPPVIANDLNDVLKKKHASGTYKKMVFYLEACESGSMFDGLLGKGLNIYATTSSKPDELSWATYCPSDDGEPCLGECPPKDYKHVCLGDLFGVSWLEDSDLHNRRVETLKKQYRRIRKRVLNNGHTEGSHIMQYGDLHIHKDALSRYMGSDSGKHTSTNNDESSIPSRHVNQRDVHILYLKSKFEAAPEGSTRKMEAYKQLSEAISERQHVDNSVRHIGVVLFGVENAAEVLTTVRPAGQPLVDDWNCLKSFVKTFESHCGSLTTYGRKHVRAFANMCNAGIKKEELDAATKQACAP, from the exons ATGGTTCGAAAAATCTTTGTTGCATCATTCTTAGTTGCATTTTTTGTCCTAGCTTGTACTGTTGAGGGTCGTAACATGCTAGAGAGCATTGTTGAAGATGACAATTCCATTGGAACTAAATGGGCTGTGTTGGTAGCTGGATCAAAAGATTATTATAACTACAGACACCAG GCTAATGTATGCCATGCTTATCAACTACTGAAGAAAGGAGGTCTAAAAGATGAAAACATCATTGTATTCATGTACGATGACATTGCTTATCATCCTGAAAACCCTAGACCGGGAGTTATCATAAATAGCCCCCATGGCCATGATGTGTATGAAGGAGTACCCAAG GACTACACAGGAGAAGATTGTAATGCTGACAACTTTTATGCTGTTATCTTGGGAAATAAGAGTGCTCTAACTGGGGGTAGTGGGAAAGTTGTGAACAGTGGTCCAAATGATTATATCTTTATCTACTACACTGATCATGGTAGTCCTGGTGAAATTG AAATGCCTACAGGTCCACCTGTCATTGCTAATGACCTGAATGATGTCTTGAAGAAAAAGCATGCTTCTGGGACCTATAAAAAGATg GTATTTTACTTAGAAGCTTGTGAGTCTGGAAGCATGTTTGATGGTCTTTTGGGGAAAGGTTTAAACATATACGCAACAACAtcatcaaagccggatgagctCAGTTGGGCTACCTACTGTCCTTCAGATGATGGTGAGCCATGCCTTGGTGAGTGTCCCCCCAAGGATTACAAGCATGTCTGCTTGGGAGACTTGTTCGGTGTTTCTTGGTTGGAGGATAG TGATTTGCACAATCGGCGAGTTGAAACTTTGAAGAAGCAGTATCGGCGG ATTCGTAAAAGAGTTCTAAATAATGGTCATACAGAAGGTTCCCACATCATGCAATATGGtgatttacatatacataaggatGCTCTTTCTAGATACATGGGTTCTGATTCTGGAAAACATACTTCTACCAATAACGACGAGTCATCGATACCGTCAAGGCATGTTAACCAGCGCGACGTTCATATCTTATATCTAAAGTCCAAG TTCGAGGCTGCTCCTGAAGGGTCTACTAGAAAAATGGAAGCTTATAAGCAATTAAGTGAAGCTATATCAGAAAGACAACATGTAGACAACAGTGTAAGACATATTGGAGTTGTTTTATTTGGAGTTGAGAATGCTGCTGAGGTGCTAACCACTGTTCGACCTGCTGGACAACCCCTTGTTGATGATTGGAACTGCCTTAAATCCTTT GTGAAGACGTTTGAGTCACATTGTGGATCGTTAACTACCTATGGCAGGAAACACGTTCGTGCATTTGCTAATATGTGTAATGCTGGAATTAAAAAGGAGGAACTGGATGCAGCAACTAAACAAGCATGTGCTCCTTAA